One Myxococcaceae bacterium JPH2 DNA window includes the following coding sequences:
- a CDS encoding CpaF family protein: protein MSMYNESLRAFLKPVLPYLDDESVSEIMINGPTDVWIERRGQLTHTDASFTEEGLLGAARNMAQFVGRMLNEERPRLDARLPDGSRIHVVIAPIARKGTTISIRKFFKEKLTIDALLRFKSLTKPMARLIEAGIATKLNMLVAGGTGSGKTTLLNIVSSLIPDEERILTIEDSAELQLNQTHVVPFESRPADKFGKGQVDMGDLLHSALRLRPDRIVVGEVRGGEAFHLMQAMNTGHGGSLATTHANTPTDTLRRIESLCLMSGVELPMVAVRAQVASAINFIICCERYHDGSRKTSALSEVLPLNEKGDYRTQDIFVFTPVTKDEDGHILGYHAPTGIIPNFVAKARAYGFGDLEESFFDPVTYGLPPPPVFHAGESYTVRWAPSLKHRESGHPDPDNYKTEWARFEQRLRDEARDAKAAAPKPAPSAQVQVPAALPAGAARPPPAKPAAATPPPAKPAAPPRPPPAASDDDKTPPPTRNPFGRADAAEESTNAGPLPSEAKVEVSEDLLADDPSSRPPIPRRPAPAALRPSPGTPPSARPAIPPRRPPPGMPPARPAAESLDDEGDDDVLPEPQSSEKTQIRPAPDRSRR, encoded by the coding sequence ATGTCGATGTACAACGAGTCACTCCGCGCCTTCCTCAAGCCCGTCCTCCCGTACCTGGACGACGAGTCGGTGTCGGAGATCATGATCAACGGCCCCACCGACGTGTGGATTGAACGCAGGGGCCAGCTGACGCACACCGACGCTTCCTTCACGGAGGAAGGCCTGCTGGGCGCCGCGCGCAACATGGCCCAGTTCGTGGGCCGCATGCTCAACGAGGAGCGGCCTCGCCTGGATGCGCGCCTCCCGGATGGAAGCCGTATCCACGTGGTGATTGCGCCCATCGCGCGCAAGGGCACCACCATCTCCATCCGCAAGTTCTTCAAGGAGAAGCTGACGATTGACGCGCTGTTGCGCTTCAAGTCGCTCACCAAGCCCATGGCGCGCCTCATCGAGGCGGGCATCGCCACCAAGCTGAACATGCTGGTGGCGGGCGGCACGGGCTCCGGCAAGACGACGCTGCTCAACATCGTCTCGTCGCTCATCCCCGACGAGGAGCGCATCCTCACCATCGAGGACTCCGCCGAGCTTCAGCTCAACCAGACCCACGTCGTCCCCTTCGAGTCCCGGCCCGCCGACAAGTTCGGCAAGGGTCAGGTGGACATGGGTGACCTGCTCCACTCGGCGCTGCGTCTGCGCCCGGACCGCATCGTGGTCGGCGAGGTGCGCGGCGGCGAGGCCTTCCACCTCATGCAGGCCATGAACACGGGCCACGGCGGCTCGCTGGCCACGACGCACGCGAACACGCCCACGGACACGCTGCGCCGCATCGAGTCCCTGTGCCTCATGTCCGGCGTGGAGCTGCCCATGGTCGCCGTGCGCGCCCAGGTGGCCAGCGCCATCAACTTCATCATCTGCTGCGAGCGCTACCATGACGGTAGCCGCAAGACGAGCGCCCTGTCCGAGGTGCTGCCCCTCAACGAGAAGGGCGACTACCGCACGCAGGACATCTTCGTCTTCACGCCCGTCACCAAGGACGAGGACGGCCACATCCTCGGCTACCACGCGCCCACGGGCATCATCCCCAACTTCGTCGCCAAGGCGCGCGCGTACGGCTTCGGAGACCTGGAGGAGTCCTTCTTCGACCCCGTCACCTACGGCCTGCCGCCTCCGCCGGTCTTCCACGCGGGCGAGTCCTACACCGTGCGCTGGGCGCCCTCGCTGAAGCACCGCGAGTCCGGTCACCCGGATCCGGACAACTACAAGACGGAGTGGGCGCGCTTCGAGCAGCGCCTGCGCGACGAGGCCCGCGACGCCAAGGCCGCCGCGCCCAAGCCGGCGCCCTCCGCGCAGGTGCAGGTCCCCGCCGCGCTGCCCGCGGGTGCCGCCCGCCCGCCGCCCGCCAAGCCCGCCGCGGCGACGCCTCCTCCCGCGAAGCCCGCCGCGCCGCCGCGCCCGCCTCCCGCGGCGAGCGATGACGACAAGACGCCGCCGCCCACGCGCAATCCCTTCGGGCGCGCGGACGCCGCCGAGGAGTCCACCAACGCCGGCCCGCTGCCGTCCGAGGCCAAGGTGGAGGTGTCCGAGGACCTGCTCGCCGACGACCCCAGCTCGCGGCCCCCCATCCCGCGCCGGCCCGCCCCAGCAGCGCTGCGGCCCTCTCCCGGCACGCCCCCGAGCGCGCGCCCGGCCATCCCGCCGCGCCGCCCGCCGCCCGGCATGCCGCCCGCGCGGCCCGCTGCCGAGTCCCTGGATGACGAGGGCGACGACGACGTGCTGCCCGAGCCGCAGAGTTCGGAGAAGACGCAGATTCGGCCCGCGCCGGATCGCTCGCGTCGGTAG
- the ung gene encoding uracil-DNA glycosylase: MLADRLPDEWKQLLREALASPSFAKLERFVAEEREQFTVYPPEDELFSAFQLTPPSAVRVLLLGQDPYHGPGQANGLAFSVHPGVAVPPSLVNIFKELQSDVGAPKPRDGSLEPWARQGVLLLNAVLTVRQAEPNSHAGHGWEDFTDAVIRAVSAGPEPVVFLLWGKYAQKKEPLIDASRHVILKGTHPSPLSAKSGFFGSRPFSTVNAELEKRGREPIDWTLPS, encoded by the coding sequence ATGTTGGCGGACCGGCTGCCCGATGAGTGGAAACAGCTCCTGCGCGAGGCGTTGGCCTCGCCGTCCTTCGCGAAGCTGGAGCGCTTCGTGGCCGAGGAGCGCGAGCAATTCACCGTCTACCCGCCCGAGGACGAGCTGTTCTCCGCCTTCCAGCTCACGCCGCCGAGCGCGGTGCGCGTGCTGCTGCTGGGGCAGGACCCGTATCACGGCCCGGGACAGGCCAACGGGCTGGCGTTCTCCGTGCACCCGGGCGTCGCGGTGCCGCCCTCGCTGGTGAACATCTTCAAGGAGCTCCAGAGCGACGTGGGCGCGCCCAAGCCGCGTGATGGCTCGCTCGAGCCGTGGGCCCGGCAGGGGGTGCTGCTGCTCAACGCCGTGTTGACGGTGCGCCAGGCCGAGCCCAACAGCCACGCGGGCCACGGCTGGGAGGACTTCACGGACGCGGTCATCCGCGCGGTGAGCGCCGGCCCCGAGCCCGTGGTGTTCCTCCTGTGGGGCAAGTACGCCCAGAAGAAGGAGCCGCTCATCGACGCGAGCCGGCACGTCATCCTCAAGGGGACGCACCCCTCGCCGCTGTCCGCCAAGAGCGGCTTCTTCGGCAGCCGTCCATTCAGCACCGTCAACGCGGAGCTGGAGAAGCGGGGCCGCGAGCCCATCGACTGGACGCTGCCCTCCTGA